TGGGgctgagttcgaatgtgttaaagtgtcattgagttaggaaccttgggaggaacttaactaCATAACCGATTttaggatgtataatgaaccttacggcatgaacttaaatgagattagatttcgttacctttgttcttatgttatttgtttggtaattgcttatgtgttggttggttgatcacatatatatatatatattagtttaggtttattttatgtttgatccgaaatatatcccaaaatcctcaaaactcttatgaattcattgttaaatatttgtgattcttgccctggatggatccccggtttgtgaacgataccctcttgctttatactactaataaTGCTTatagggttaatattgatcttgAGTAATCGAACCTATCAAATGGCTAAATGGTTGGCAACGACCTGTTAGGTTCGATATGAACCGTCTGATGAAGGCAAGTCGTCCTTGCAGGCTCTTTAATTCGCgcaaatttcttggctctgGCATTTCCTGGATGGCTTTAATTTTTGATTGGTCTACCTTGATGCCTCGGTGCTTCACGATGATCGaagaaattttccagaacTGACGCCGAAGGCACATTTCAAAGGATTCATTTTTAATTGGTAGTCGTGTAACCTGTCAAACACTCTTCGTATATCTTTCAAGTGatcacttcttttctttgttttgacaaccaaatcatcaacataacaCTCTACATACTTGTGTAGCATGTCACCGAAATTTTTTTGCATAGCACGTTGGTACGTTTCACCGGCATTTTTTAACCCGAATGGCATGACCTTATAGCAATCAATTCCTTTGGGAGTTCGAAATGCAGTGAGTTCCTCATCCTCTAAGGCCATCCTTATCTGATTGTAACCTGATGATcctgtagaacgagaatctaaAAACAAgtaagaatgcagacacgtgtacaaataaaatgtgatttattgaatatcaagcgcgaggttacaatctttgtgaactcctctgattctatctccgtatatgacttggctcaaggatgacgtgcacttgatcttgagaatttcagtttgatttggatttggatttgatgaagaacgagcgatttggtatcttgacgattcttcgtggacttgagtttgaatttggatttgatgaagaacgagcgatttggtggcttgacgattcttcgtggacttgagtttggatttggacttgatgaagaacgatctaTTGGACAtcttgatgattctttgtggacttgagtttggatttggatttgacgaAGAATGATCgatttggcagcttgatgattcttcgtggacttgagtttggatttggatttgatgaagaacgatcgatttggcagcttgatgattcttcgtggacttgggagacttcaagatttgtcgagagtgaacttgctcaagtgattttctctcttcttctgaagccccctctcttcatgttgaagggagtatttatagtgtcaacgtttctattttttagaaaattttaatgacactaaaataataaatgtccgattaccatttcgaatcatcaacattcaattttcgattttagTCGAAATTACGTAATTTCGATTACGATaatccatttatgtgctgacacaaGTTTTATAcggatccgcaccaactttgttgacttttgggtcacctgtgcaattttgtcgggtccttggttgatttaattatttaatgaagataatttacttcattaaattttatgTGTCTACAGATCTATCCATGAATGACAAAGCCTCATGCCCGTTGTCTCATCTATGATTGTCACGAAAGTCTACACAAACGCGGATGTGtccgttcttcttcttgacaaGAACAATGTTTACGATCCACTTGGGATATTGAACCTATCTAATGAAGCCTGCGGCTATCAACTTGTCAACTTCTGCTTTGAATTGAGGAATAAATTCTATTCAAAAGcgtctttgtgtttgtttggttGGCCGAGCATCCGGTTTGATAGCAAGTCGATGAAGTGCTACTTTTAGATCCAGGCCGGGCATTTCTTTGTACGTCTaagcaaaaacatctttgtactcgagcaacagatcaagatattatttttcttattcggaacttaaagacgcactcacaaaaataggtCTTGGGTCTTCTTCTGTTCCCAAGTTAATTTCCTTAAGTTCATCCATAGTGGCTTGGCTCcctgtttgggcctaaaataatattcCGGTATTATCTAAACTatttaggctcgtggaccggttatttggggaaagtatatcacaaagcgagattacctgccgtattggatagatttaggggactatcgctgtatagaatctgagttgattaaggaaggtgaatctaaatcaactaggaggttctcaagacttgattcgcaagaaagaacaagttgtgttctctatataagggGGTCGAATGCGCAGAATAacacacgcaacgtcaaaAAAACTAttgcgcaaccgcatagtcaaaatctcccaacggaataaaagtctgATTctcttcggcaaccaagtctcccatcggtgcggagctacccagatgcacGCCTCGCGCtacatgtagcaacaagtccgattaactttGGCAATTAGAGTCAAGTCGATCGAGTCTCtggcctagcttctagcaaacataaaaatctgcactagtcagcaaatcacattcgcgagagagtcctgctattaacgacacaatataagctctgcttttccccaagcggcaaaagtaagatcggccatctacttgaggtggagtgaaaggtacctagcaactccggttgtgtataggtcattcgaacttcagcggtttatcagcaattgcagagcaatcgtttgagaagaagataGTACGTGAGCGCAACCATCATCAAACAAAGCAtaagttgtacctaactcaaaggtactggcacaccagcaacaacagagaacgaagggtcgaaccgtctagggttcgacaccggggcttgctgattgttctctgaggaggaTCCGTTTTCCCAGTTGGAACATTTGGCACGCCCGGTGGGATCGTCTCAAGATAGCAAGCCGGAATCCTTACTCGCGAGGATATTCCCCTTGCTCGAAACCAGAGTATTCGCATTGGGTTCCTCATAACACAACGACTTGCAGAGGTTTAACAGCGGTTGAGGCATTACTGAAGTTTGGAGTGATGGCGACACCAGAAGACATGCAACTAGCTTTCTAAGAGTTGACGACGGTAGTCAAGTCGTTGGAGGAGTCCTTCGGCAATCGAATGACTGCAGTTGAGAGAATGTTGGATAATGTGTCGCAATTACAGTCGACACAAGGTCAGCGTCTGGCTGAGACCAACGACAGGTTGAAGAAGTTGGTTATGGGTGCTAATGAGCACGCGAAGAATGCTCACTTAGAGTTCGCGGGCCAGGATGAGCGATTCAAGAAAATCGAAGAGGCGTTGGGAATCCAACGAACTGTCAACGGGCTTTACGAGAGCCAGAACCATGACAAGCCTAATGCCACCAAAAAGGCTAGGTCCAGCAAGAAAGATATGGCCGGTACCAACAACGGTGCTGAAGAGGACGAGGCCAGAGGTGATGAGGCTAACAAATCAGATGCTGAGCTTGTCAAACTtgcaaggaggaagaaggtgaAGGCTAAGAAGGGAAAGTTCACGCTTGGACGTTCCAAATGGTCGAACACTCCAGAGGTTAAAGCTTTACAAAAAGCATTGGCACTTCTTAAACCAAGCGGAAGACAAGAGTGTCAACATCAGTTCCGTCGCGAGCAGCGAGAGGAACATCGAGAAGAATCTGAGCTGGAAGTAGAAGAAGGTCGAAGCCTTATCAAGGAGCAGGTTCAGAAGATGATCCAGGAAAGTGTGAGGACCATTCATGGTCATGCTGCTGTGAACATATCATATACAAGTCCATTCCCGGAATGGGTGTCAGCATGTCCTTGGCCCTCGGGTTATCGAACCATAAAGTTCCAGACTTTCTCAAGAGGGGGTTCCAAGAATGTCGCTGAGCATATATCGCGTTTCCACAGCTATTGCGGGCCATGCGCATCTGATCCAGTCTTTAAGATGAGGGCTATTGGTTCATCGTTGTCAGGACCGGTGCTGTCTTGGTTCTCCAAGTTGGCGCCAAGGTCCATTTCAGATTGGTCCATGGTCGAGACGATGTTTAAAATGACTTTTGGGAGTGTTGAGCCTGAAGTGGATTTGTCATCTTTGACTTCCATGTATCAACAGCCAATGGAGTCGGCAGTGGAGTTCCTGAAGAGGTTCAAGGATCAGCAATCAAAGTGCAGAACACTGCTCGCGGAACAAGATGCCATTCGCATCGCCATAAAGGGTTTGGAGACCCGTCAGCGGGCCAAACATCATGATACCTACTTTTCTAGCATGGCAGATTTAATGAACAAGGTAGGTTCTTACCAAGTGTTCCTCAGGGAGATGGAGGACAGTGTACAGTTCCAAAAGGTCCACCTGTGTCCTATCACCCTGGAACTTTGAAACCACGCTATGCAGTTCCATCCGGAACTAAGAGGGTCATACTATCTACTCGCATGTAGATCGTTTTTACACACCATATCCATACGAAGAGCAGTGGGTCGAGGAGGTAGATGATGAAGTAGCTTCCGTAGAAATAGCTGGAAGACATGCATTGAAGTCTAAGGCTTTGAAGATGTCCAGGGACCCTGTCAAGATTTCTACAGCAGCATTCACCAAGCCCGAGTATGACTCGTATACCTACAACGCTCACAAGGCTCCAGAAATTCTGGATGAGTTGTTCgcgagtggaagagtgaagcATGACACTGCAATGCCTACCGCAGTGCATACTGATGGGAAGAAGTACTGCAAGTTTCACAACTTGTTCAATCACCACACAGCTGATTGTGTTAAGCTTAAGAATCAGTTGCAGACCTGGATTAACAAAGGAATGCTTGGGGTAGATACTGAAGGGCTGCAGCTTGGGTCGATGTTGATCCCTTCCCTATAGTGTCAATGGTGGAGGTTACGCCATTGACAACACCGTTGAAAACTCATCGCCCTTCCAAGTTTACTGAGTACACTTATGATGCGTCATTGGCTCATGAGATCTTGGATAAGCTTATTGCTGAGGGTGAAACCATTGTACCATGGACTGAGTTCCCGACCATGGAAGAAGTTAAAGGTAAAcggtattgtaagtttcataacGTTTGGACTCTTGATACTCGTATTTGCATACAGCTTAAGGACTAGGTACAACAGTGGTTAGATGAGGGAGTGTTGTCCTTTGCTTCAAATATCGATCTGGCTGTGGAGGCAACAGCGAAAGGAGTGTCCGGGACGAAGGAGGTTGTGAGAGCCAAGCAATTTGACCCGGGTAAACAACGAAGCGTTGTCCTGGACAAGAAACAGAATGTCGCAAAGGCAAAAACTTATGTTCTTTGCAATCAATGCAAGAAAGAGTGTTCCATAAACTATGACAATGGTGGTAGACACGAGGAGTCGCGAATGCATCAGAGGCCTCGCTCGCCGACAAATCTTTCCGAGAGGAAGAACCCCAAGAAAGCTAGAGTTCAGACATACACTTATGCTCAAGTGTTGAAAAGGCAACACTCAGGTCTTGGCGGGGTCGCAAACGTTCTTGGAGGACAGCGAGTTGGGACGAGTGTGCCGGGAGCTCAGGCTTCGCGCGAAGCACTACAATGGCCATACATACCACCTGCACTGAGATCACTAAAACCCGATGTTTAGTACGTTCAGGAGCACGGAAGAGCTATGGAAGCTACAAAAACTCTTGAAGAGGAACGTCCAGAAACGATGGGGCAGGGCTAAGCGAATGTTAGAGGCGTATAAAAGAGGAGAAATCTCTCGGGATCAACTAGAACAGCCACCTTGGCTGTTGCGAGAGACAGTTGAAAAACTTAGTTTCAGGCCATATGTGCACATTTGCCGGAATGATCGCCACAGCAAGGAGCCATACCCCAGGGAAAGCGTTCATAATCGAATTGAGCGACCAATGGAAACTGCTCCTAAACAAAGAGTTTCAATCCATGATAGGTTGTCTTACACGTCCACTGACGGCAGagcaacaaacaaacaacacGCACAGGGTGTTTCTATTCAGCAGAAACAACAGTGAAGTAGTGTTGCTCGACCTGCGCAATCTAAATGGATGCCTAAAAGGTCTGTAAGTAAGCCAGGCCATCAGGAACCAGTTCCAGAAGGAACCAAGCCACATTTCGAATGGAAACTGAAGATCAAGGAACCAGCACTAGTGGTTCCAACTGTGAAAGAGCCAACACTTGTGGTTCCAGAGTTAGTAGAGACGGCGGCAGTGGTTACTTCTCCTAAGGCTCATCAGGAGCAATCACTTACGGAGTTTCTCAGAAGCAAGTTCCCCTCGCGAACACCAACTGAGTCCATTCCAGGCGACAATATGGAAGAATCAGGTGGTGATGAGCAAGGGTTAGGGTTTTCTGAGGACGAGCTGGAGGAAGGTTATGTTGAAGAAATGACAGCTACGCCAGATTGCAACATGTTTAGCCTATGTCACGGACATAGAGACGAGGAAGGAATACCAAGGTTAGACACTGTTCCTAGTTGCAACATGGTGTTCACTTTGTCCTCGAAGTATGCTCTTCCACGGCCGATCCCATCTCATCTATTCATTGGAGGTGAGACGCAAGCTCAGGAGGTGGGTACAGTCGCGGAGTTGTCATCTACAGAGGTGCCAACTGTTAGGAAGGACACGAGGAAAGAAAGAGCTGGTAAATCTCACACGATGACAGAGCTCCAAGGGTTCTTTATGATGTTCACAAAGCCTACAACGACCATGACTCAACACATTAAACCTTTATACATATCGGCTGAGATGGAGGGTAAGAGAGTGAACAAAATCCTTGTCGACGGCGGTGCAGAGGTTAGCATCATTACAGTGAAAACAGTCGAAGCACTTGGCATTGCGAAGGAAAAGGTTCTCAGTAGCAATCTCAAGGTTAGGAGTTTTGCTGGCAACTTAACTAAGACCTTGGGCGTTTTGATCCTCAAAGTCAAGATAGGGCGTTTTGATCCTCAAAGTCAACTAAGACATTCTTCGTTATAGATTGTACCGCTCCATACAGCATCATACTTGGCAGGGATTGGATACATAGAGCTTACTCCATCCCTTCTACTCTACACCAAGAAATGCTGATGTGGGATCCCGCAACTGATAAGGCAGAGCTAGTGAGAGCAGATGATCGACCATACTCCGTCGCCTCCTGCATTTTGGATGCGGAATACTATTATGGTGACATGAGGCCTTTAGGAGTTGCCGGAATCGATACCAAGGGTCGTCCAGTTTGGGTGACTTCTACAGAATTGACACGATGGGGTTTAGTACAGGTTAAAACAGACATAAATAGACGTGGCTTCATCGTGAAAGCAAAAAATAATCATCCATGAGTACATCCATGCCCAAGGAGCAAGAGCAGGCCTATGCGTCCTTTCTCCAACATTTATCTATTTATAGAGAGGAACATGAGGCTTGGAGGGCAGTGGCGCTAGTCAAGTGCATTGAGGATGATTTAACTGAGGTTCAAGCAGAGGAGGAGTTCATTCAACCAGCACCTGCAGCTTTGGATGATACTCCACCTAAAGTAAAAGATCTAGTAGAAAATATCAATCTGGGGACCACAGAGGAGCCCATAGAGGTTGGAATAAGTAAATACTTGGATGAGGAACTGAGACAACGTTTGATAGAGTTGTTGCAAGAGTTCCGCGATTGTTTTGCTGAGAAATTTGAGGACATGTCAGGCTTGTCGCCAGATTTGGTTTGCCATCGTTTGCCCATAATGGAAGGGTACAAGCCTGTACAACAAAGCCCACGGCGAATGAGTGCAGACACAGCAGCAACAATCAAGAAAGAGGTTCAAAACATGTTCCAAGCCGGTATTATCCGACCAGCTAAATACTCTCAATGGTTATCAAACATAGTACCAGTGCGGAAGAAAAATGGCAAAATTCGCCTGTGTGTGGATTACAGGAAGCTGAATGCGGCGACACCAAAAGATGTCTATCCTATGCCCGTGGCGGATATGTTGGTCGATGCGGTTGCAGGACACGAACTATTATCTTTTATGGACTGCACAGCTGGTTATCACTAGATTCCCGTTTATGAACCGGATAGACACAAAACAACGTTTAGATGTCCAGGGTTCACTGGAGTGTTTGAATATAACaatatgccatttggtctgacCAATGCAGGGGCTACGTACCAGCGAGCAATGAACCTGATTTTCCACGATGTGCTGGGGGCATTCTCGAAGTATACATCGATGACGTGGTGGTCAAGTCTAAGAAGCAAGAAGATCACATCGAGAATTTGAGGACAGTGTTCACCAAGATGAGAAAGCACAAGCTCAGGATGAACCGAGCTAAAGGCATTTTTGGGGTTCGAGCAAGAGACTTCTTGGGTTTCATAGTGCATGAATGTGGTATTGAAGTCGCGGAGGATAAGGCAAAACCGGTTCTAGACACGCCGGCACCTAGGAACAAGAAGGAACTTCAGAGTTTGCTTGGGAAAATAAACTTCCTTCGACGCTTCATTTCTAATTCCGCTGGCAAAACCGCAGTCTTTTCGCCCTTGCTGAAGCTTAAAGCGGATCAAGAGTTTCAGTGGGGACCTACGCAGCAAGCAGCTTTTGATAAAATCAAGGAATACCTTACTCATCCACCTGTTCTTAGACCCCCACGGTCTGGAATACCGTTGAAGCTATACATCTCAGCATCCCCTTACTCCATTGCAGGACTCTTAGCACAAGATGGTGATGGAGAGGGGGGCAAGAAGATTGAGCATGCGGTTTATTACTTGAGCCGAACCTTATTAGACGCTGAAACTAGATACTCGCCAATTGAGAGGTTGTGTTTAGCTTTGTACTTTGCTGGTACTAAGCTCCGCCATTACATGTCCTTCACTACAGTGGTGGTGGCACAAACTGATTTAGTGAAGTATATGCTTACTAGACCTATGCTTAGGGGTCGGATTGGCAAGTGGATCTTGGCGTTATCAGAGTTTTCTTTGCAGTATACACCTTTAAAGGCGCTCACAGGACAGTAGTGTCCGACTTTTTATTTCACCATCCTATTATGGAGGACGTTGAAGACCAGAACGTGGTTGTTTCCTTCGTTCACACTCAGCCTTGGGTTCTGTATTTTGATGGTAGCAGCACTGATCATTTATCAGGAGCGGGTGTCGCATTGGTTAATCATTCCAGAGTAAGACATTGTTACTCTTTTCAGCTAGAATGGAAGTCCACTAACAATCAGGCAGAATACGAGGCCATCATCATTGGCCTGGAGCTGTTGCTTGATCTGGAGGTCACCGAGGTAGAGATATTAGGTGATTCACTCCTAGTTATTAACCAGCTCAAGGGTGTCTACAAGTGTAACAATTTTACATTACTTCCTTTTTGGGAGCACGCATCGGAATTGTTAGACCAATTTGCAAACGTGGTGCTTGACTATATTCCTCGAGAACGAAATTTCGCTGCCAATGAATTAGCACAGTTGGCTACGGGCATTCGCTTGGCAGATGGCGTTCGCGAAAGGATTTTAAAGGTTCAGAGACGCACATTACCTTCCTTTATGGCAAGGAAAGAGGTCAACGATGAATGGTTGGTAGATGTTATTGATACTATTGATGTAGATTGGCGGCAACCGATTATCCAGTACCTCACTGATCCTTCTGCACCGGTGGACAAGAGGGTTAGATATTTTTCTACTAACTACGTCCTTCGAGGCGGTGAGCTATTGCGCAGGGCAGAAGATGGCTTGTACCTGCGATGCATCTATGGAGCTAAGGCTAAGACGTGGTTACGAGAGGTTCATTGTGGCAATTGTGGTTCTCACCAAGCTGGTCCAAAGATGCGGTGGCTCATTCGTCACTatggtttctattggcctaCCATGCTTAAGGACTGCATCAGCTTCGCGTAGGGTTGCATCGAATGTCAAATGCATGGGCCAGTCCAGCATGTGCCTGACGTTCTTCTGCAACCAATCATTAAACCTTGGCCAGGTCGTGGCTGGGCTTTAGACTTTATTGGGGAGATTTATCCCAATTCTTCCTTACAGCACAAGCACATTCTACTGGCTACGGATTTCTTCACCAAGTGGGTCGAGGCTATACCATTCAGGACGACATCTTCATAGGTGATCACAGACTTcatcttcaaatatattatcGCCAGGTATGGCATTCCAGAGTGTTTGGTTGCAGACAGGGGGCAGGTTTCATGGCTGAAAAGACTCAAAAGTTCTTAGCTGGCTATGGGATAAAGTTTATGCATTCCAGTCCTTATTATGCTCAAACGCATGGCCAGGCAGAAGCTAGCAACTGCGTCATTGTgtctatactcaaacgaatgtTAGATGCAAATCCGCGATCTTGGCACACAGAGTTGGATCACACGTTATGGGCTTATAGAACTTCCAAACGCACTCCAATTGGTACTACACCTTATGCCTTGATGTATGGACATGATGCCGTCCTTCCTATTGAAATTAATGTTCAGTCGCTGAGGGTTCGCGAGCAGCACCAGTTGATTGGTGAAGACTATGTCCAAGCTATGTATCAAGAGCTTGAGGACTTGGACTCTTGACGGATGGAAGCTCTCGACAGCCTTattgcaaaaaagaaaaagatagcaCGGTTATATGACAAACGCACGAGAGGACGCAGCTTTGGAGTTGGGGACTTAGTTTGGAAGGCTTGTTTGCCTTATGGTGAGCGAGTTGATGGTCGGGGTAAATGGTATGCTAAATGGGAAGGTCCTTTTTTTATTGATCGAGTAATGGGCAAAGGCGCTTACTACCTTCGCGACACTGATGGAAATGTTCACAGAAATCCCATGAACGGTCGCCATCTTAAGAAGTACTTTCCTAGTGTTTGGGAGTACGAAGATCCACCGGCAACGGTGCAAGCAATATAGCTGGTGTTCGGACTTAGTGTTTCCTTGGTTTCCATTCTTTCAACCAAGTAAACAGGGGGGCAACACCATGGATACTCAGTACTTACCGATCGTAAACTCAGAAAATTTTGCGGTTCGCGAACATTACTGCCGGTCGCGAGCGGAGCCcagaatttctttttttttttcgaaacttTCGAGTTTCTGAAACTTTATGAGTTTCTTAATCGTGCTCCGGCATTTTTTATAACACATTGGACCAATACTTGTGGTCTAGAATTGGCTGTAACTTTTGTTACGCAGCAATAAAACAGTACAAGTGTTTTTATGAAACAAATTGTGTTTTATTCATATGGCTTTGTGGCCAGAAACTTCATACAAGATCTATACTATTACAGGTGAGCTTtaacaagctctgataccatctaTGCTGGGTGGAAAGGTCTTCGCGATTCGTCTTGTTCATCCCCCCATCGCGAGAAACTCGACATTAAGCTGCACCAGTTGAAGGCCAAACATAGGTTCTAATTGGAAAACTGGTGGTAGCATGAGGGAGCCAGAGCCTTGATTTGTACACTTCTCCTGATGTTCCTTCAAATAAGGGAGATTGAAGGATATTACACATAGGAGGTACAACAGCTCGCGTCGCGTATCAAAAGAGGTACGTGACGAGCATGAAATACCTATTGGCTCTGGTCCTAAATTTGGCAGCTTGCTTCCCGATGCTCGGCGACTAAACAGTGATGAATATGCCACAGGAAGGACTGCCATTTCCTCTCTCACTTGTAATCCTTCTCTAGGAATAACTCTTAATGTAGGGCAGATCCCTAGTGCTGAACTACAAAGAAGGGAGGATGTGAGGGTGGAATAAGACTCCCACCTCACATTTGAGGGTAGAATAAGACTCTCAGAGGATTGCTACTGAGCTTGCAAGTCTGGGGGATGAAACTTAAGAAACCTAAGGGGTTTTGAAGGAAGAAATGGAACAGACATGGTTGGAGACTGCGCAAGCCAGTGTTGTGTGTTCTTTCCTTAGGGTTTCATTTTATAGCAGAGGAAACTTGGATTCAAGGGCTGAGATTGGAGATACAGATTTGGAGATTGCGCTCGGGATTTATTGCAGTAATAGTGGTCAAACTAAAACGGTTTGTGCGTTTCTCAGTATTGATTGCTCCTGTTTTCGAGAGTTTGCATGCAAACTTGGATGGTGGTGAATTGAGTTGGGCCGGGGCTGTGGGCCTGTATTTGGTTTTTTGACTGGTCAAAGAGATTCAAGTAACATGAGCGGACAAAGATAAATTACAATTCTTGCTACTAAAATACTTTGATGttcaaattacattttatatcCAACAAGGCGGGTATCTAGGAAAAGTTTGCCAGTGTCATTGGCTTTGTCACATATCAGGTTGTTGATCCTCCTTTCTTCAGCCTCAGAGGCCGCCATTTGCCTTTTGCGCTCCTGTATCTAGGGTACAGTACTTCttatctcttcctccacaGCCTTGAGCTCCCTAGCTTGTTCAGCTTCAAGCTCCGCTATTTGTTGCCGCAATGCACTGATTTGTTGCGAACAGCTGGTCTTGGCATGTTGAAGCTTGGTCTTAAGTTGAGCAAGGCTTTCGTAATAAAGTGTCTGGCATCAGCGTTGTGTTGCGACAGACTCAGAGATTGGTTCCTCAAGGTTTGGCATTCTGCCATGAGGCATAGAATGGTGCTCAGTGCTTGTTCAGCATTCGCGACTAGGCTAGGATTCGGTGAGTGTAGCTTAAGGTAGTGAAGAGCTGGATCAGTTACATCTTCAGAGGATAGTTCCGTAAGTTGTGCCCGGGCCTGGATAAGTTCTTAAGACTCTAGGGATATTAAGGGGCTGGCCGGACCCAGCATATCATCTAGAAGATCTTCCAGAGAGGGACTAGGATGATTCTCTGATGGATCAACAGCTGGTGTGGATCCAGAGGCTCTAACAGTTGGCACAATTAGCAGGTTGGAAGTAGTCGCGATGGCCACAACCTACAGAGAGTAAAGAACAATTAATAAGACAGTTAAGTGTTTACAAAGGGGAAcagaaacatataaaccaGGAAGTGGTTAAGGGTTTTACCCCATCAGATTGAGAAGAAGGAGCATTGTTTCCTGAAAGGGGTTGTGGTACAACATCAGGGCTCACTGAAGCCGCATTCGTGAGGGGATGCTCCCCGGCAatggcgccatttgatcggttcgattactcgagatcaatattaaccctgtaagcatcgttagtagtataaagcaagagggtatcgttcacaaaccggggatccaaccagggtaaagaatcacaaacatttaacaacgaattcataagagtttaaaagatttgagatatatttcggatcaaacataaaataaacctaaactaatatatacatgtgatcaaccaaccaacacataagaaattaccaaacaaataacataagaacaaaggtaacaaaatctactctcaatcttgttcatgccgtaagtatcatagttcatcttaaattcgatcatgcatcaagttcctacttggttcctaatacatagatattattgagctcaactacttgtcttgctacgaaatctaacataccaattcatcatgcaattacatatcacaaagagaaatcaat
This is a stretch of genomic DNA from Argentina anserina chromosome 4, drPotAnse1.1, whole genome shotgun sequence. It encodes these proteins:
- the LOC126792139 gene encoding uncharacterized protein LOC126792139, which codes for MEDVEDQNVVVSFVHTQPWVLYFDGSSTDHLSGAGVALVNHSRVRHCYSFQLEWKSTNNQAEYEAIIIGLELLLDLEVTEVEILGDSLLVINQLKGVYKCNNFTLLPFWEHASELLDQFANVVLDYIPRERNFAANELAQLATGIRLADGVRERILKVQRRTLPSFMARKEVNDEWLVDVIDTIDVDWRQPIIQYLTDPSAPVDKRVRYFSTNYVLRGGELLRRAEDGLYLRCIYGAKAKTWLREVHCGNCGSHQAGPKMRWLIRHYGFYWPTMLKDCISFA